The stretch of DNA TTCACCAAAAAACAGAGAGTTTCAGACAACACCGAGCTCCAGCTCTTTTTACGTCTCATGCTGTTAATATATCAACATttaaagaaatagaaaaattatagccAAAGTAAAATGCATCAGAATTCCAACACTATCAGAAGTAAAATGTTCATCCATTTCATGATGGAAGCAAGCGCACAATGAATACAGAACTATGGACTTCACCATTCTGAACAGGTATGTACATTTGTTGCttatgaaacaaaaagatagtATGAGTAGTATAGCCTGTAACTATACACCAGTCAGTAGACAAAAACGGAGTTTTTCATTTCAGACTATAGAATCTAAACTGTCCTTGTGGTCAGGAATATTGATATCAACAACAGCATTGACGGTGTCCATCTTCTTATCTGAATTGGTACAAATGGGAGCCTGAGCTTTGAGATCATCCATAGAGCCGAACTGTCATTGCGAGGTGCCAGATTGAGATCGAGTTTGTTTTGCATGTGTCACAGAAGGATCTTTCAGTCaggaatatttatattgagaTCAATGTGTCCGTCTTCTTATCTGAATTGCATGTGTCTTCTTCTCCATATCTGAATTTGCATCAACGGGAACCTGGGCATTGAGATCATCCGTAGAGCTGAAACTGCAGGTCGGTGCCTTGTGATCTGAGCTGTTGTTATGAGGCGGCAGATTGCTTTGCATCTGCATCACAGAAGGATCTTTGTGGTCAGGAATATTGGTGTCAACACCACCACTGATGGTCTCTTTCTGCTTGTCTGAATTTGTATCAATGGCACTGAGATCATTGTTTTGCCTCTGAATCACAGAAGGATCCGCATTTACTTCACTCGTTGTTGGCCTGGGTGGAGTCCTCGGTGCATCATTGTCATTGATGCCACCCTGAGCATAATCAGAAGCTGGTTTCTTCACAGGTTGTTCTGGCAGCACTGGGATTCTGGCTGTTCGCCTTTTCCTTGGCACATGGAAATTCAAAACATCGATGCCACCCTGAGCATTGCCTGAAGATTGAATTTGCGTATGCGAATGCGCATCTGGATTGTTCTTGCACCGCAGCTCATGCTCTGCACAAGAACGTCTACCCTTGAAGTGCTTGTCACAAAAACTGCACCGACTGTTCTCTTGAGGACCATCAGAAGCCATTCCTGGATCACAGCATGCTCGCAGTAAGTAAAGACACATCATTGAGAAGGAGAACTAAGCAAGCAAGCTACTCTTTCAAGTAAGAAGTTGCAAAATGCAGAACACTACTACCATGTGAACATTTAAGAAGGACAATAATTAGTCAGATTCACGGGAAGAAGAACTAGAAAAATGGATCAGTAATAACCCAATTGCGAACTCTCTGAACTATCAAAAGAATTGCTGAAGCAGACAGAGTCCTGCCTAATGGTGAATATTCTTGCCATGGCCAGAACAACTCAAGAACTGAATCATCAACTAACCTAGAGCTAGAGTGTCTTATTCAGCAGGAATTACACTCGctatttcatgatttatctCAAGCATTTAGCCAAATACGGTGAGACCATTTGATCATAGAACCAAAATATAACCAAATAAAAGAGGCACTGCAATTCGTCAGGCAAACAACCATTTGATCACAAAACCAAGAAAAGACAGCACTAGCCTATTAGGCACCGCAATGAGAATTGAATTTGTGCAGTAAAGACTAGAGCTTTAGATCATAGGATGGGCTCGGAATCTGTACCTCTGAACATCACAGAGGGATGTTCCTGGTCATCAATATTGATACCAGCTTTCATGttttgctgttgcatctgagCAATACTTGCCAGAGCATCGACCCTCCTCCTCTCATCACCTCCATAGGATTCCACAGAAGATGATGAACTCTTGTCGGAGCATGTCATCAGCACCTGATCTGGATTACTAGTGCCTGGCTCATCATCAGAAAGTGTAGCTCTTCTAGGGCGTGGCCGAGTCCTCAAACTCGCTATAACACTTGCAACTAATTTCTCATGCTGGCTTAATAACACATCGCCT from Oryza brachyantha chromosome 12, ObraRS2, whole genome shotgun sequence encodes:
- the LOC102717762 gene encoding uncharacterized protein LOC102717762 isoform X2 translates to MTCSDKSSSSSVESYGGDERRRVDALASIAQMQQQNMKAGINIDDQEHPSVMFRGMASDGPQENSRCSFCDKHFKGRRSCAEHELRCKNNPDAHSHTQIQSSGNAQGGIDVLNFHVPRKRRTARIPVLPEQPVKKPASDYAQGGINDNDAPRTPPRPTTSEVNADPSVIQRQNNDLSAIDTNSDKQKETISGGVDTNIPDHKDPSVMQMQSNLPPHNNSSDHKAPTCSFSSTDDLNAQVPVDANSDMEKKTHAIQIRRRTH
- the LOC102717762 gene encoding uncharacterized protein LOC102717762 isoform X1; the encoded protein is MASDGAPRHLCQFCGTNFKDTDHLVEHERQCKHNPYVHVRIESLGDVLLSQHEKLVASVIASLRTRPRPRRATLSDDEPGTSNPDQVLMTCSDKSSSSSVESYGGDERRRVDALASIAQMQQQNMKAGINIDDQEHPSVMFRGMASDGPQENSRCSFCDKHFKGRRSCAEHELRCKNNPDAHSHTQIQSSGNAQGGIDVLNFHVPRKRRTARIPVLPEQPVKKPASDYAQGGINDNDAPRTPPRPTTSEVNADPSVIQRQNNDLSAIDTNSDKQKETISGGVDTNIPDHKDPSVMQMQSNLPPHNNSSDHKAPTCSFSSTDDLNAQVPVDANSDMEKKTHAIQIRRRTH